One window of Gloeothece citriformis PCC 7424 genomic DNA carries:
- a CDS encoding IS200/IS605 family accessory protein TnpB-related protein: MKNGCLGIDLNANSIDLVYIKRDGNLHQIQGQKTVFSWEIPTGTTGQVEAALRDIVAEIVRIAESFQCPVACEDLDFSKKKASLRHQSKKYSRMLSGFVYDKFRSFLVARAEKYGIEVIFKNPFATSVIGLIKYMPKYGLNSASAAAMVIARRALGYSERIPSSYLSLICPELPEDGSGHSWSQWGKICKLLNLQKIPRHSLFEPAKVLEVLQIAVSRTKEAQYKPEYGEESQIYFFISSSLKQ; this comes from the coding sequence TTGAAAAATGGCTGTTTAGGAATCGACTTAAATGCTAATTCAATTGACCTTGTTTACATCAAAAGAGATGGAAACCTACATCAAATACAGGGACAGAAAACTGTATTTTCTTGGGAGATTCCCACAGGAACGACGGGACAAGTTGAAGCCGCTTTAAGGGATATTGTAGCTGAAATTGTAAGAATAGCTGAAAGTTTTCAATGTCCAGTGGCTTGTGAAGACCTTGACTTCAGCAAAAAGAAAGCAAGCTTAAGACATCAATCAAAAAAATATAGTCGGATGTTAAGCGGCTTTGTCTATGATAAATTTCGGTCTTTTTTAGTAGCTAGAGCCGAAAAATATGGGATTGAAGTTATTTTTAAAAACCCTTTTGCTACTAGCGTTATTGGCCTAATTAAGTATATGCCCAAATATGGGTTAAATTCGGCTTCGGCTGCTGCTATGGTCATTGCTAGACGAGCATTAGGGTACTCTGAACGAATCCCGAGTTCTTATTTATCTTTAATATGCCCGGAGCTACCAGAGGATGGTTCCGGGCATTCATGGAGTCAATGGGGGAAAATTTGTAAGCTCTTAAACTTACAAAAAATCCCTCGACACTCCTTGTTTGAGCCAGCAAAAGTCCTAGAGGTATTGCAAATTGCAGTTTCCCGAACCAAGGAGGCACAATATAAGCCCGAATATGGGGAGGAAAGTCAAATCTACTTCTTTATTAGTAGCTCCCTCAAACAGTAA
- a CDS encoding calcium-binding protein, with protein MALISGTSGNNNLVGTANADTMFGYDLVVPSPDGNDTINGLGGNDTIYGGNGDDIIFGGFSSLAGSSDFLYGGNGNDSLVGGSGSDSLYGGNGNDTLTGGSGIDRMFGGAGADIFRFSSISDSNTGIGNRDVIEDFTVGIDRIDLSAIDANLDVAGNQAFSFIGTNDFSGAGVGQVRFTQVFDSNPRTVIEIDREGDNNLTTDMQIALSGIVNLSSSSFIL; from the coding sequence ATGGCTCTTATATCAGGAACATCAGGCAATAATAACTTAGTCGGAACGGCAAATGCTGACACAATGTTCGGTTACGATTTGGTTGTCCCTTCTCCTGATGGAAACGACACCATCAACGGTTTAGGTGGCAACGATACCATTTATGGAGGGAATGGGGACGACATAATCTTTGGCGGGTTTTCCTCCTTAGCGGGAAGCTCTGACTTTCTCTATGGAGGCAATGGGAACGATTCTTTAGTAGGAGGATCGGGTAGTGATAGCCTCTATGGAGGCAATGGTAATGATACTTTAACTGGCGGTTCGGGTATTGACAGAATGTTCGGCGGTGCTGGTGCAGATATTTTTCGGTTTTCAAGCATTAGTGATAGTAATACCGGTATTGGTAACCGTGATGTAATAGAAGATTTTACAGTAGGAATTGATCGCATTGACCTATCCGCTATAGATGCTAATCTTGATGTGGCTGGTAATCAGGCTTTTAGCTTTATTGGCACTAATGATTTTAGTGGTGCTGGTGTAGGTCAAGTACGTTTTACTCAGGTCTTTGATAGTAATCCTCGTACTGTCATTGAAATAGATAGGGAGGGTGACAATAATTTAACTACGGATATGCAAATAGCACTCAGTGGGATCGTCAACCTTAGTTCTAGTAGCTTCATTCTCTAA
- a CDS encoding helix-turn-helix transcriptional regulator → MSKQFSEDNFSNNNQSFNLYPQLPLFFNTQADWNEISLEYHIQPPGETPEFVLSHHTISINVGQNVQIERMIDGHLQSKVMFTGAVSFCPMALPHAIRWDTKAEILLLNLEDRLLSDNALELLNTDEIEIIPYHAIEDPLIQQMGLALRREFQSGQSDSKLYAQTMANALAVHLLRHYSTRGNKARTYTNKLPQHQLKLVKDYINDNLERSLCLHELAGLTQLSPYHFCRVFKQSIGKSPYQYVIQCRVERAKQLLKQSKLNLAEIAIVCGFAHQSHLCRHFKRLTGVTPKAFLKS, encoded by the coding sequence ATGTCAAAACAATTCTCAGAAGACAATTTTAGCAACAATAATCAGAGTTTTAACTTATATCCTCAGTTACCATTGTTTTTCAATACTCAGGCTGATTGGAATGAGATTAGCCTGGAATATCATATTCAGCCCCCTGGAGAAACCCCGGAATTTGTGCTGAGTCATCACACTATTAGTATTAATGTTGGGCAAAATGTTCAAATAGAGCGGATGATTGATGGACATTTGCAATCAAAGGTAATGTTTACAGGGGCTGTGAGTTTTTGCCCTATGGCTTTGCCCCATGCAATCCGTTGGGATACAAAAGCGGAGATTCTCTTACTTAATTTGGAAGATCGTCTGCTGAGTGACAATGCCTTAGAGTTGCTCAATACAGATGAAATTGAAATAATCCCCTATCATGCCATTGAAGATCCTCTGATTCAACAGATGGGACTAGCTCTTAGGAGAGAATTTCAATCTGGTCAAAGTGATAGTAAACTTTATGCACAAACAATGGCTAATGCCCTAGCCGTGCATTTATTGCGACACTATTCAACCAGGGGCAATAAAGCCAGAACCTATACCAATAAACTCCCTCAACATCAATTAAAGTTGGTCAAAGACTATATCAATGATAATTTAGAGCGCTCATTATGCTTACATGAACTCGCAGGACTTACTCAACTGAGTCCTTATCACTTCTGTCGTGTGTTTAAGCAATCCATTGGGAAAAGTCCCTATCAATATGTGATTCAATGTCGGGTAGAACGGGCAAAACAATTATTGAAGCAAAGTAAGCTGAATCTGGCTGAAATTGCGATCGTTTGTGGGTTTGCTCATCAAAGTCATCTCTGTCGGCATTTCAAACGACTGACAGGCGTAACCCCAAAAGCGTTTTTAAAATCATAG
- a CDS encoding HAD-IIB family hydrolase, translating to MVLLPLSEAVVGGCFTPVALIASDFDGTLTHQGKLTATVLESLQALAFVNIPVLIITGRSAGWVEAINSYLPIIGAIAENGGVFYRKNREQPEFLTPIVDIEAHRHRLRQVFQQLKTVFPNLKESADNRFRITDWTFDVTGLTPSDLQNLSQLCQESGWDFTYSTVQCHIKPFAQNKADSLIYVLTTYFPQLRREQVLTVGDSPNDESLFNPLLFPLSVGVNNILHYTDQIRYHPQYVTTKAENEGFCELATLILKLIDVLPPSS from the coding sequence ATGGTATTATTACCCCTTAGTGAGGCCGTTGTCGGCGGGTGTTTTACTCCAGTTGCTCTAATAGCTAGTGATTTTGATGGAACTCTTACCCACCAGGGAAAGTTAACCGCGACGGTGTTAGAAAGTTTACAAGCTTTAGCATTTGTCAATATACCTGTTTTAATTATAACTGGACGCTCTGCCGGATGGGTTGAAGCAATTAATAGTTATTTACCGATTATCGGAGCGATCGCAGAAAATGGGGGAGTATTTTACCGAAAAAATCGGGAACAACCCGAATTTTTAACCCCTATTGTGGATATTGAGGCTCATCGTCATCGTCTTCGCCAAGTTTTTCAACAGTTAAAAACCGTTTTTCCTAACCTGAAAGAGTCAGCAGATAATCGGTTTCGGATTACAGATTGGACATTTGATGTCACCGGACTCACCCCATCAGATCTACAAAATTTGAGCCAGTTATGTCAAGAGTCGGGTTGGGATTTTACCTATAGTACGGTGCAATGTCATATTAAACCTTTTGCTCAAAATAAGGCTGATAGTTTAATTTATGTCTTAACAACCTATTTTCCTCAGTTGAGGAGGGAACAAGTGCTTACGGTTGGGGATAGTCCTAATGATGAATCATTATTTAATCCTCTTCTGTTTCCCCTTTCTGTGGGAGTGAACAATATTTTACATTACACCGACCAAATCCGTTATCATCCCCAATATGTGACCACCAAGGCAGAAAATGAGGGATTTTGTGAATTAGCTACTTTAATCCTTAAACTTATTGACGTACTCCCACCATCAAGCTGA
- a CDS encoding RNA-guided endonuclease InsQ/TnpB family protein gives MLLTQTVRLKLTKPEKDMLSDLCHLSKNLFNVGLYTVRQYFFQENKYLSYESNYHLCKENENYQLLATDCGQQTLKYVDRCFKAFFRLLSMRKEGTYRERVNLPRYLPKDGYFPLIIPIRKRHDFVKDDWKFKIPTSRKYAREHGSVYITVPPNIRDYQIKEIRILPRQKGKFLEAAFIYESSNEQVNFVNDEAISIDLGLNNLATVVSSTNESFIIDGRWLKSINQWFNKRRAKLVHHKDKQGIKHLTKQEAWLSYRRKNQVNDYLNKAARYIINFCISRKIGTIVVGYNPTLKQETQLGKRNNQNFVQIPIFTLRAKLESLCERYGLNYVEQEESYTSKASSLDHDEIPVYNADNPVNPSFSGRRVKRGLYKTKNGHLINADANGSLGIGLKSSYKEIFLRVGRVCLTQPVRVNVLQKSPITASA, from the coding sequence ATGTTGTTGACTCAAACAGTTAGACTTAAGCTCACCAAACCCGAAAAAGATATGTTGAGCGATTTGTGTCACTTGTCCAAAAACTTGTTCAATGTTGGACTTTACACAGTTCGTCAATACTTTTTTCAAGAAAACAAATATTTGAGCTATGAATCTAACTATCATTTGTGCAAAGAGAATGAAAACTATCAACTCTTGGCTACAGATTGCGGTCAACAAACTTTGAAATATGTTGACAGATGCTTTAAAGCATTCTTTAGATTGCTCTCTATGCGGAAAGAGGGAACATATCGAGAAAGAGTTAACTTGCCCCGATACTTGCCTAAAGACGGATATTTTCCGTTGATTATTCCGATTAGAAAGCGTCATGATTTTGTTAAAGATGACTGGAAGTTTAAAATTCCTACATCTCGCAAATATGCCAGAGAACACGGTTCTGTTTACATTACAGTTCCTCCAAATATCAGAGATTATCAAATTAAAGAAATCCGAATACTGCCAAGACAAAAAGGTAAATTTTTGGAGGCTGCATTTATTTATGAGTCTAGTAATGAACAAGTAAATTTTGTTAATGATGAAGCAATTTCGATTGACCTGGGGCTTAACAATTTGGCTACTGTAGTTAGTTCTACCAACGAGTCTTTCATTATTGATGGGCGTTGGTTGAAATCTATAAATCAGTGGTTTAACAAAAGACGAGCTAAACTCGTTCATCATAAAGACAAACAAGGTATTAAACATCTTACAAAACAAGAAGCTTGGTTGTCTTATCGACGTAAAAATCAAGTTAACGATTACCTTAATAAAGCTGCTAGATATATTATTAACTTCTGCATCAGTAGAAAGATTGGAACGATTGTTGTGGGATACAACCCTACTCTTAAGCAAGAAACTCAACTGGGAAAACGCAATAATCAGAATTTTGTTCAAATTCCAATTTTTACTCTTCGCGCCAAGCTGGAAAGCCTCTGTGAGCGATATGGGTTGAACTACGTTGAACAAGAAGAATCCTACACATCCAAAGCATCTAGTCTTGACCACGATGAAATACCTGTTTACAACGCCGACAATCCCGTCAATCCCAGTTTCTCTGGACGACGAGTTAAACGCGGATTGTACAAGACAAAGAATGGTCATTTGATCAATGCCGATGCTAATGGAAGTTTGGGAATTGGGCTTAAAAGTAGCTACAAGGAGATATTTCTTCGAGTAGGTAGGGTCTGTTTGACGCAGCCTGTAAGGGTGAATGTCCTTCAAAAATCCCCCATCACAGCGTCAGCTTGA
- a CDS encoding peroxiredoxin, with translation MEGCLRVGQNAPDFTATAVVDQEFKTIKLSDYRGKYVVLFFYPLDFTFVCPTEIIAFSDRYEEFKKINTEVLGVSVDSEFSHLAWIQTDRKSGGIGDIAYPLVSDIKKEISTAYNVLDPEAGVALRGLFIIDKEGVIQHSTINNLSFGRSVDETLRTLKAIQYVQTHPDEVCPAGWQEGDKTMNPDPVKAKVYFASV, from the coding sequence ATGGAAGGTTGTTTAAGAGTAGGTCAAAACGCGCCCGACTTTACCGCAACAGCCGTTGTTGATCAAGAGTTCAAGACAATCAAACTGTCTGACTATCGTGGCAAGTACGTAGTCTTATTCTTTTATCCTTTAGACTTTACTTTCGTTTGCCCTACAGAAATTATTGCCTTTAGCGATCGCTATGAAGAGTTCAAAAAGATTAATACAGAAGTTTTAGGGGTATCTGTAGACAGCGAATTTTCTCACCTAGCTTGGATTCAAACCGATCGTAAAAGTGGTGGAATTGGAGACATTGCCTATCCTCTCGTCTCCGATATCAAAAAAGAAATCAGCACTGCTTACAATGTATTAGATCCCGAAGCCGGGGTTGCATTGCGCGGATTATTCATCATTGACAAAGAAGGTGTGATTCAACACTCTACCATTAATAATCTCTCCTTTGGTCGTAGTGTAGATGAAACTCTACGCACCCTCAAAGCGATTCAATATGTTCAAACTCACCCCGATGAAGTTTGTCCGGCTGGATGGCAAGAAGGAGATAAAACCATGAATCCTGATCCTGTAAAAGCTAAAGTTTACTTTGCTTCTGTATAA